In Neobacillus endophyticus, a single window of DNA contains:
- the istA gene encoding IS21 family transposase → MAQFHNIKFLKEVEGLSQRQIAKKLGISRNTVSKYLKQNEPPTTINRQKVYGKKESSDEIKRVLPIIDQWLEEDFKRWGKQKHTAARIFRRLEDEYQFKGSESNLRKVVAKRKKKLQEIFIPLDFQLGHQFQFDWGEADIFLQGRIQRVYLFCIQLSASRVRFVRAYLHLKQEAFLDGFVHEFEFFGGVPTEGLFDNLKTAVEKILQGRDRLEQEAFLALQAHYLFKAEFCNVRSGNEKGRVEGTVGYIRRNAFVPLPNVQSMDELNDYLLEWCLKEAEQRTVPYTKETVAQMWEKEKEYFHPLPEKRFEACKLVSCRVDKTSLVTIETNKYSVPCRFVGQTVWAKIFVDRLIVVAQNEVIAEHSRSYEQNQMFTILDHYLEILVKKPRAVRDAHAFQSSDIPEVFRRFHRKMREQEGAIGDRKFVRLLLLHREIGMEKLTQALLEAEKTQVFRYEVVHEKIQRLTNNSFMFENLSREKTPTNLLDYKIQKSSIAQYGQLTGGQMK, encoded by the coding sequence ATGGCTCAATTTCATAATATCAAATTTTTGAAAGAGGTAGAAGGACTGTCTCAGCGACAGATTGCCAAGAAACTTGGTATTTCAAGAAATACTGTAAGTAAATATCTTAAACAAAACGAACCGCCAACAACAATTAATAGGCAAAAGGTTTATGGAAAAAAGGAAAGTTCAGATGAAATCAAACGTGTCCTTCCTATCATAGATCAATGGCTTGAAGAGGATTTTAAGCGATGGGGAAAACAAAAACACACAGCTGCCCGGATCTTTAGAAGATTAGAAGATGAATATCAATTTAAAGGGTCAGAATCAAATCTTCGTAAGGTTGTCGCAAAACGCAAAAAGAAGCTTCAGGAAATCTTCATTCCTCTTGATTTTCAACTCGGCCACCAATTCCAATTCGACTGGGGAGAGGCGGATATATTTCTACAGGGTCGAATTCAACGTGTTTACCTCTTTTGTATTCAGCTTTCTGCTAGTCGAGTACGATTTGTGAGAGCCTACCTCCATCTCAAACAAGAGGCTTTTCTTGATGGTTTTGTCCATGAGTTTGAGTTTTTTGGTGGAGTTCCAACTGAAGGTCTTTTTGATAATTTAAAAACAGCTGTGGAAAAAATTCTCCAAGGTAGAGATCGATTAGAACAGGAAGCATTCCTTGCCTTACAAGCTCACTATTTGTTTAAAGCAGAATTTTGTAATGTACGCTCAGGGAATGAAAAGGGGCGTGTCGAAGGCACTGTTGGATACATACGAAGAAACGCTTTCGTTCCATTACCAAATGTCCAATCAATGGATGAATTAAATGATTATCTATTGGAATGGTGTTTAAAAGAAGCCGAACAAAGAACTGTTCCTTACACAAAAGAAACTGTAGCCCAGATGTGGGAAAAAGAAAAAGAATACTTTCACCCACTCCCAGAAAAAAGATTTGAAGCTTGTAAACTCGTTTCCTGCCGAGTGGATAAAACATCACTGGTTACGATTGAGACCAATAAGTATTCTGTGCCGTGTCGTTTTGTTGGACAAACGGTATGGGCAAAAATTTTTGTCGACCGTTTGATCGTTGTGGCTCAAAATGAAGTGATCGCTGAACATTCCCGTTCCTATGAACAGAATCAAATGTTTACAATTTTAGATCATTATTTAGAAATATTGGTTAAAAAACCACGTGCAGTACGAGATGCACATGCATTTCAATCATCTGATATTCCAGAAGTGTTCAGGCGTTTCCATCGAAAGATGAGAGAACAAGAAGGAGCCATAGGTGATCGGAAATTTGTTCGACTCCTCCTCCTTCATCGAGAAATTGGTATGGAGAAATTAACACAGGCACTTCTAGAAGCTGAAAAGACGCAAGTCTTTAGGTATGAAGTAGTCCATGAAAAAATCCAAAGGCTCACCAATAACAGTTTCATGTTTGAAAATCTTTCAAGAGAAAAAACGCCAACTAATCTACTAGACTATAAAATTCAAAAGTCTAGCATAGCACAATATGGACAATTAACTGGGGGTCAGATGAAATGA
- the istB gene encoding IS21-like element helper ATPase IstB yields the protein MNTELLLDHMTKQLRIPTIAKQYRSLAREAEERNLSYEEFLLALLEAEVQTREENQKQRRLMQASFPIQKTLNTYDFSLMPSLNRNRFITLAKGEFVEKKENIIFLGNSGTGKTHLAISLGIEMIQNGYKTKFITASALVDELLMAHEEHKIGALEKKWLKFDVIIIDELGYVPFTKMGAELLFQFFSSRYERASVIITSNLEFTEWTTVFGDEKMTAALLDRLTHRSHIHLLNGESYRFRQSMKQKEVGEG from the coding sequence ATGAATACAGAATTATTATTAGACCATATGACAAAGCAATTAAGGATTCCTACAATCGCTAAACAGTATCGCTCTCTAGCGAGAGAAGCCGAAGAAAGAAATCTCAGCTATGAAGAATTCTTATTGGCATTATTAGAAGCAGAGGTTCAAACTAGGGAAGAAAACCAAAAACAGAGACGCCTTATGCAAGCTTCTTTTCCTATTCAAAAAACGTTAAACACTTATGACTTTAGTTTAATGCCGAGCTTAAATCGGAACCGTTTCATCACTCTTGCCAAAGGAGAATTCGTTGAGAAAAAGGAGAATATTATTTTTCTTGGGAATAGTGGCACTGGGAAAACACATTTAGCTATTAGCCTTGGAATAGAAATGATTCAGAACGGCTATAAAACAAAATTTATTACCGCTTCTGCGTTGGTAGATGAACTCTTGATGGCTCATGAAGAGCATAAAATTGGGGCATTAGAAAAAAAGTGGCTCAAATTCGATGTGATCATTATTGATGAATTAGGGTACGTCCCCTTCACAAAAATGGGAGCAGAACTTTTATTTCAATTCTTTTCTAGCAGATATGAACGGGCAAGCGTGATCATTACTAGCAATCTTGAATTTACGGAATGGACAACCGTATTTGGTGATGAAAAAATGACGGCAGCATTATTGGACCGTTTAACGCATCGGTCACACATCCACCTTCTAAATGGTGAATCATATCGATTTCGTCAAAGTATGAAGCAAAAAGAAGTCGGGGAAGGGTAA